In one window of Thermus aquaticus DNA:
- the lpdA gene encoding dihydrolipoyl dehydrogenase, with protein sequence MNHESHYDLIVIGTGPGGYHAAIRGAQLGLRVLAVEAEKVGGVCLNVGCIPTKALLHAAETLHALKAGEAFGLKAEAALDHQKLAAWRDGVVKKLTGGVATLLKGNKVDLVQGFARLLGPKEIEVGGGRYRAQSLILATGSEPMPLEGFPFGEDVWDSTRALRVEEGVPRRLLVIGGGAGGLEFGQIYRRLGAEVTLIEYMPEILPQGDRETAGLLRRALEKEGIRVLTGTKALGYEKKKDGLHVLLAPAEGGKEETLVVDKVLVAVGRRPRTQGLGLEKAGIALDERGFVRVNARMETNQKGVYAIGDVARPPLLAHKAMKEGLVAAENAAGKDALFDYQVPAVVYTAPEWAGVGLTEEEAKKAGYRVRVGKFPLSASGRAFTLGAPEGLVKAVGDEETDLLLGVFIVGPQAGELIAEATLALEMGATLTDLALTVHAHPTLSEGLMEAAEAFHKRAIHILNR encoded by the coding sequence ATGAACCACGAAAGCCATTACGACCTCATCGTCATCGGCACCGGGCCCGGGGGGTACCACGCCGCCATCCGGGGGGCCCAGCTGGGCCTGAGGGTTCTGGCGGTGGAGGCGGAAAAGGTGGGCGGGGTCTGCCTCAACGTGGGGTGCATCCCCACCAAGGCCCTCCTGCACGCCGCCGAGACCCTCCACGCCCTGAAGGCCGGGGAGGCCTTCGGCCTGAAGGCGGAGGCCGCCCTGGACCACCAAAAGCTCGCCGCCTGGCGCGACGGCGTGGTGAAGAAGCTCACGGGAGGCGTGGCCACCCTGCTTAAGGGCAACAAGGTGGACCTGGTCCAGGGCTTCGCCCGGCTCCTCGGCCCCAAGGAGATAGAGGTGGGTGGGGGCCGCTACCGGGCCCAAAGCCTCATCCTGGCCACGGGGAGCGAGCCCATGCCCCTCGAGGGCTTTCCCTTCGGGGAAGACGTCTGGGACTCCACCCGTGCCCTTAGGGTGGAGGAAGGGGTTCCCAGGCGCCTCCTGGTAATCGGCGGGGGGGCGGGGGGGCTGGAGTTCGGCCAGATCTACCGCCGCCTAGGCGCGGAGGTCACCCTCATTGAGTACATGCCGGAGATCCTGCCCCAAGGGGACCGGGAGACCGCGGGCCTCCTTCGCCGGGCCCTGGAGAAGGAGGGCATCCGGGTCCTCACCGGCACCAAGGCCCTGGGCTACGAGAAGAAGAAGGACGGCCTCCACGTCCTCCTCGCCCCCGCAGAAGGGGGAAAGGAGGAGACCCTGGTGGTGGACAAGGTCCTGGTGGCCGTGGGCCGGAGGCCCCGCACCCAGGGCTTGGGCCTGGAGAAGGCGGGCATCGCCCTGGACGAGAGGGGCTTCGTACGGGTGAACGCCCGCATGGAAACCAACCAGAAAGGGGTCTACGCCATCGGGGACGTGGCCAGGCCGCCCCTCCTGGCCCACAAGGCCATGAAGGAAGGCCTGGTGGCCGCCGAAAACGCCGCCGGGAAGGACGCCCTTTTTGACTACCAGGTCCCCGCCGTGGTCTACACCGCCCCCGAGTGGGCGGGGGTGGGCCTCACCGAGGAGGAAGCCAAGAAGGCCGGGTACAGGGTGCGGGTGGGTAAGTTCCCCCTGTCCGCCTCGGGGCGGGCCTTCACCCTGGGAGCCCCGGAGGGCCTGGTCAAGGCGGTGGGGGACGAGGAGACGGACCTGCTCCTCGGGGTCTTCATCGTGGGGCCCCAGGCGGGGGAGCTCATCGCCGAGGCCACCTTAGCCCTGGAGATGGGGGCCACCCTCACCGACCTGGCCCTCACCGTTCACGCCCACCCCACCCTTTCCGAGGGGCTCATGGAGGCGGCGGAAGCCTTCCACAAGCGGGCTATCCACATCCTGAACCGCTAA
- a CDS encoding dihydrolipoamide acetyltransferase family protein has translation MPKEILMPELAESVVEGEILKWLVEEGDYLKKDQPFVEVMTDKVTVELPSPYEGVLLKKLAKEGEVVKVHAPIALIAEPGEAVEGVKEAPPVQAVEERSIVEPGLPPKEDREDLSLFRPDPTEVAVKNPFLAERPKEERGRVLAVPAARKLARELGIPIEAVPGSGPLGRVRVEDVRAYAEKLKAPPSPAPAPASPPPQEAPPVGFPPPPRYASPKGYEHLEERVPLRGIRRTIAQGLWQSHLYTVRTLNVDEADLTELVALRERLKGEAEAQGVKLTYLPFIVKAVVRALKKYPMLNTSLDEERGEVVYKRYYHIGIAVATERGLIVPVVRDADRKSLLELAQEIALLSQKAREGRLAPEEVSGSTFTITNIGSVGATLSFPIINVPEAAILGVHSIRKRPWVMPDGSIQARDIMFLSLSFDHRLVDGAEAAMFTREVIRLLEKPETLMLEM, from the coding sequence ATGCCTAAGGAAATCCTCATGCCCGAGCTCGCCGAAAGCGTGGTGGAAGGCGAGATCCTGAAGTGGCTGGTGGAGGAAGGCGACTACCTGAAGAAGGACCAGCCCTTCGTGGAGGTCATGACCGACAAGGTCACCGTGGAGCTCCCCTCCCCCTACGAAGGCGTCCTCCTGAAGAAGCTGGCCAAGGAAGGGGAGGTGGTCAAGGTCCATGCTCCCATCGCCCTCATCGCCGAGCCGGGGGAGGCCGTGGAGGGGGTAAAGGAAGCCCCCCCGGTCCAGGCGGTGGAGGAGCGCTCCATCGTGGAGCCGGGCCTTCCCCCCAAGGAGGATAGGGAGGACCTCTCCCTCTTCCGGCCCGACCCCACGGAGGTGGCGGTGAAAAACCCCTTCCTGGCCGAAAGGCCCAAGGAAGAGCGGGGAAGGGTCCTGGCCGTCCCCGCCGCCAGGAAGCTGGCCCGGGAGCTGGGCATCCCCATTGAGGCGGTCCCGGGCTCGGGGCCCCTGGGCCGGGTGCGGGTGGAGGATGTCCGGGCCTACGCCGAAAAGCTGAAGGCCCCGCCCTCTCCCGCCCCGGCGCCGGCCTCTCCGCCCCCCCAGGAGGCCCCCCCGGTGGGTTTCCCGCCTCCCCCCAGGTACGCCTCCCCCAAAGGGTACGAGCACCTGGAGGAGCGCGTCCCCCTACGGGGCATTCGCCGCACCATCGCCCAGGGCCTCTGGCAGAGCCACCTCTACACCGTCCGCACCCTCAACGTGGACGAGGCCGACCTCACCGAGCTGGTGGCCCTCAGGGAGAGGCTAAAGGGCGAGGCCGAGGCCCAGGGGGTCAAGCTCACCTACCTGCCCTTCATCGTCAAGGCGGTGGTGCGGGCCCTGAAGAAGTACCCCATGCTCAACACCAGCTTGGACGAGGAAAGGGGGGAGGTGGTCTACAAGCGCTACTACCACATCGGCATCGCCGTGGCCACGGAAAGGGGCCTCATCGTCCCCGTGGTCCGGGACGCCGACCGCAAGAGCCTCCTGGAGCTGGCCCAGGAGATCGCCCTTCTCTCGCAAAAGGCCAGGGAGGGCCGCCTGGCTCCGGAAGAGGTTTCCGGTTCCACCTTCACCATCACCAACATCGGCTCCGTAGGGGCCACCCTGAGCTTCCCCATCATCAACGTCCCCGAGGCGGCCATTTTGGGCGTGCACTCCATAAGGAAGCGCCCCTGGGTCATGCCCGACGGCTCCATCCAGGCCCGGGACATCATGTTCCTCTCCCTCTCCTTTGACCACCGTCTCGTTGACGGGGCCGAGGCCGCCATGTTCACCCGGGAGGTCATCCGGCTCCTGGAAAAGCCCGAGACCCTGATGCTGGAGATGTGA
- a CDS encoding DUF3054 family protein, with the protein MRLFFLDLLALFLFALVGLLAHGRPVDLGGLARNLLPVLLVWLLLSPFLSTYRRPSWRNLLLTWFLAFPAGLWLREMVLGGSFGPGFFVFLAVAMAFSLLFLFLLRGLAKLLRIW; encoded by the coding sequence ATGAGGCTCTTCTTCCTGGACCTGCTGGCCCTGTTCCTCTTCGCCCTGGTGGGGCTCCTTGCCCACGGGCGGCCGGTGGACCTGGGGGGCCTTGCCAGAAACCTGCTTCCCGTCCTCTTGGTCTGGCTCCTCCTAAGCCCCTTCCTCAGCACCTACCGGAGGCCCAGCTGGAGGAACCTCCTCCTCACCTGGTTCCTGGCCTTCCCGGCGGGGCTTTGGCTCAGGGAGATGGTCCTTGGGGGGAGCTTTGGCCCGGGCTTTTTCGTCTTCCTCGCCGTGGCCATGGCCTTCAGCCTCCTCTTCCTCTTCCTGCTCCGGGGTCTCGCCAAGCTCCTCCGCATCTGGTAA
- the lipB gene encoding lipoyl(octanoyl) transferase LipB, giving the protein MEFLVEDLGLVPYEEAWAYQKAVHREVVAGSRPPTLLLLEHPRVITLGRKATGENLLFPESWYRENGFELYWVERGGDVTYHGPGQLVGYPIFPVDREVRRFLRQIEEVIVRVAADYGLEAYPTPGYAGVWVGEDKLCAIGVAVKEGVSFHGFALNVSTDLNDFSVIIPCGLKGKGVTSLERLLGRKVPMAEVKARVVEAFAQVFGMKPRLWRKDEAQV; this is encoded by the coding sequence GTGGAGTTCCTGGTGGAGGACCTGGGCCTCGTACCCTACGAGGAGGCCTGGGCGTACCAGAAGGCGGTGCACCGGGAGGTGGTGGCGGGAAGCCGCCCCCCCACCCTCCTCCTCCTGGAGCACCCCCGGGTCATCACCCTGGGGCGGAAGGCCACCGGGGAAAACCTCCTCTTCCCCGAGAGCTGGTATCGGGAAAACGGTTTTGAGCTTTACTGGGTGGAGCGGGGCGGGGACGTCACCTACCACGGGCCGGGGCAGCTCGTGGGCTACCCCATCTTCCCCGTGGACCGGGAGGTGCGCCGCTTCCTCCGGCAGATAGAGGAGGTCATCGTGAGGGTGGCGGCGGACTACGGCCTCGAGGCCTACCCCACCCCGGGCTACGCCGGGGTCTGGGTGGGGGAGGACAAGCTCTGCGCCATCGGGGTGGCGGTGAAGGAGGGGGTGAGCTTCCACGGCTTCGCCCTCAACGTGTCCACGGACCTGAACGACTTCTCCGTCATCATCCCCTGCGGCCTGAAGGGCAAGGGGGTCACCTCCCTGGAGAGGCTCCTCGGGAGGAAGGTGCCCATGGCGGAGGTGAAGGCCCGGGTGGTGGAGGCCTTCGCCCAAGTCTTCGGCATGAAGCCCCGCCTTTGGAGGAAGGATGAAGCCCAAGTTTGA
- a CDS encoding SDR family oxidoreductase, which yields MARSVLITGAGSGIGLATAGLLAARGFRVYGGVRRPEDAGALEALGVKPLFLDVTREEDLLRAREYLEGEGLYGLVANAGIAVAGPLELVPVSAFREALEVNVLGTFATVKAFLPLLRASRGRAVLMGSVSGLVALPLMGPYAASKFALEALADALRVELLPFGVKVALIEPGSVATPIWERSLRRAEGYLEPPPPGTEGVYGRYLEVARRLAEGNARRGLPPERVAEAVYRALTEPRPKARYLVAHPARARETRLLRLLPAPLRDRLVARFLGA from the coding sequence ATGGCGAGGTCCGTCCTCATTACCGGGGCCGGGAGCGGGATCGGCCTGGCCACGGCGGGGCTCCTGGCCGCCCGCGGCTTCCGCGTCTACGGCGGGGTGCGTCGGCCGGAGGACGCCGGGGCCCTGGAGGCCTTGGGGGTGAAGCCCCTCTTCCTGGACGTGACCCGGGAGGAGGACCTCCTCCGGGCCAGGGAGTACCTAGAGGGGGAAGGCCTTTACGGCCTGGTGGCGAACGCCGGTATTGCCGTGGCGGGGCCCTTGGAACTCGTGCCGGTTTCGGCCTTCCGGGAGGCCTTGGAGGTGAACGTCCTCGGGACCTTCGCCACGGTGAAGGCCTTCCTCCCCCTCCTTAGGGCCTCCCGGGGCCGGGCGGTCCTCATGGGCTCGGTCTCCGGCCTCGTGGCCCTGCCCCTCATGGGCCCCTACGCGGCGAGCAAGTTCGCCCTCGAGGCCCTGGCGGACGCCCTCCGGGTGGAGCTCCTCCCCTTCGGGGTCAAGGTGGCCCTGATAGAGCCCGGCTCGGTGGCCACGCCCATCTGGGAGCGCTCCTTGAGGCGGGCCGAGGGGTATTTGGAGCCCCCGCCCCCCGGGACCGAGGGGGTCTACGGCCGCTACCTGGAGGTGGCCCGGAGGCTTGCCGAGGGGAACGCCAGGCGGGGGCTCCCCCCGGAGCGGGTGGCGGAGGCGGTCTACCGGGCCCTCACCGAGCCTAGGCCCAAGGCCCGCTACCTGGTGGCCCACCCCGCCCGGGCCCGGGAGACCCGGCTCCTCCGGCTCCTGCCCGCCCCCCTCCGGGACCGGCTCGTGGCCCGCTTCCTCGGGGCCTAG
- a CDS encoding alpha-ketoacid dehydrogenase subunit beta has translation MALMTMVQALNRALDEEMAQDPRVVILGEDVGKRGGVFLVTEGLLQKYGPDRVLDTPLSEAAIVGAALGMAAHGLRPVAEIQFADYIFPGFDQLVSQVAKLRYRSGGQFTAPLVVRMPSGGGVRGGHHHSQSPEAHFVHTAGLKVVAVSTPYDAKGLLKAAIRDEDPVVFLEPKRLYRSVKEEVPEEDYLLPLGKAAIRREGKDLSLIAYGAVMPEVLQAAEELEKAGVSAEVLDLRSLMPWDYEAVMNSVAKTGRAVLVADAPRHASFISEVAATIAEDILDMLLAPPIRVTGFDTPYPYAQDKLYMPTVTRILNAAKRALDY, from the coding sequence ATGGCCCTCATGACCATGGTGCAGGCCCTGAACCGGGCCCTGGACGAGGAGATGGCCCAAGACCCCCGGGTGGTGATTCTGGGGGAGGACGTGGGGAAAAGGGGCGGGGTCTTCCTGGTGACCGAGGGGCTACTGCAGAAGTACGGCCCCGACCGGGTCTTGGACACCCCCCTCTCCGAGGCGGCCATCGTGGGGGCCGCTTTGGGCATGGCGGCCCACGGCCTGAGGCCCGTGGCCGAGATCCAGTTCGCCGACTACATCTTCCCCGGCTTTGACCAGCTGGTGAGCCAGGTGGCCAAGCTCCGCTACCGCTCCGGCGGGCAGTTCACCGCCCCCCTGGTGGTGCGGATGCCCTCCGGGGGTGGAGTACGGGGGGGGCACCACCACTCCCAAAGCCCCGAGGCCCACTTCGTCCACACCGCCGGCCTCAAGGTGGTGGCGGTGTCCACCCCATACGACGCCAAGGGCCTCCTCAAGGCCGCCATCCGCGACGAGGACCCCGTGGTCTTCCTGGAGCCCAAAAGGCTCTACCGCTCGGTGAAGGAGGAGGTGCCGGAGGAGGACTACCTCCTCCCCCTGGGCAAGGCCGCCATCCGGCGGGAGGGGAAGGACCTCTCCCTCATCGCCTACGGAGCGGTGATGCCCGAGGTCTTGCAGGCGGCGGAGGAGCTGGAGAAGGCCGGGGTCTCCGCCGAGGTCCTGGACCTCCGTAGCCTCATGCCCTGGGACTACGAGGCGGTCATGAACTCCGTGGCCAAGACCGGGCGGGCGGTCCTCGTCGCCGACGCCCCCAGGCACGCCAGCTTCATCAGCGAGGTGGCGGCCACCATCGCCGAGGACATCCTGGACATGCTCCTCGCTCCCCCCATCCGGGTCACCGGCTTTGACACCCCTTACCCCTACGCCCAGGACAAGCTCTACATGCCCACGGTGACCCGGATCCTGAACGCCGCCAAGCGGGCGCTAGACTACTAG
- the rplI gene encoding 50S ribosomal protein L9: protein MKVILLEPLENLGDVGQVVNVKPGYARNYLLPRGLAVLATESNLKALEAKIRAQAKRLAERKAEAERLKEILENLTLTIPVRAGENKIYGSVTAKDIAEALSRQHGITIDPKRLGLEKPIKELGEYVLTYKPHPEVPIRLKVNVVAQE from the coding sequence GTGAAGGTCATCCTGCTGGAACCCCTGGAGAACCTGGGCGACGTGGGCCAGGTGGTCAACGTGAAGCCGGGCTACGCCAGGAACTACCTCCTGCCTCGAGGCCTGGCGGTTTTGGCCACGGAGAGCAACCTGAAGGCCCTGGAGGCCAAGATCCGCGCCCAGGCCAAGCGCCTGGCGGAGAGGAAGGCCGAGGCGGAGAGGCTCAAGGAGATCCTGGAAAACCTCACCCTCACCATCCCGGTGCGGGCCGGGGAGAACAAGATCTACGGCTCCGTCACCGCCAAGGACATCGCCGAGGCCCTTTCCCGCCAGCACGGCATCACCATTGACCCTAAGCGCCTAGGCCTGGAGAAGCCCATCAAGGAGCTGGGGGAGTACGTCCTCACCTACAAACCCCACCCCGAGGTGCCCATCCGGCTCAAGGTGAACGTAGTGGCCCAGGAGTAG
- the lipA gene encoding lipoyl synthase, whose amino-acid sequence MKPKFETLELLSPTGEVIPLKVVKRGLAQARPEPVDRHKPAWLRATLPTGPKYQALKAMVRDLKLHTVCQEALCPNVGECWTHGTLTVMILGSVCTRACKFCAVDTGNPRGWVDPEEPKRVAEAIARMGVRYVVLTSVDRDDLPDGGASHFAATIRAIKERAPGVLVEALTPDFQGDLKAVETVLAANPEVYAQNLETVRRLTPRVRDPRAGYEQTLKVLAHAKRVRPEILTKSSLMLGLGEEEEEIREAMADLRAAGVDILTLGQYLRPTPAHLPVARYVPPEDFQKYAAWGYEMGFKEVFAGPLVRSSYRADRVFLEALGR is encoded by the coding sequence ATGAAGCCCAAGTTTGAGACCTTAGAGCTCCTTTCGCCCACGGGGGAGGTCATCCCCCTCAAGGTGGTGAAGCGCGGCCTGGCCCAGGCCCGGCCCGAGCCCGTGGACCGCCACAAGCCCGCCTGGCTCAGGGCCACCCTCCCCACCGGGCCCAAGTACCAGGCCCTGAAGGCCATGGTGCGGGACCTCAAGCTCCACACCGTCTGCCAGGAGGCCCTCTGCCCCAATGTGGGCGAGTGCTGGACCCACGGCACCCTGACGGTCATGATCCTGGGAAGCGTCTGCACCCGGGCCTGCAAGTTCTGCGCCGTGGACACGGGGAACCCCAGGGGCTGGGTGGACCCGGAGGAGCCCAAGAGGGTGGCCGAGGCCATCGCCCGCATGGGGGTGCGCTACGTGGTCCTCACCAGCGTGGACCGGGACGACCTCCCCGACGGCGGCGCCTCCCACTTCGCCGCCACCATCCGGGCCATCAAGGAGCGGGCCCCCGGGGTCCTGGTGGAGGCCCTCACCCCCGACTTCCAGGGGGACCTAAAGGCGGTGGAGACAGTCCTGGCGGCGAACCCCGAGGTGTACGCCCAGAACCTGGAGACCGTGCGCCGCCTCACCCCCAGGGTGCGGGACCCCCGGGCGGGCTACGAACAGACCCTGAAGGTCCTGGCCCACGCCAAGCGGGTGAGGCCCGAGATCCTCACCAAGTCCAGCCTCATGCTGGGCCTAGGGGAGGAGGAAGAGGAGATCCGGGAGGCCATGGCGGACCTCCGGGCCGCCGGGGTGGACATCCTGACTCTGGGCCAGTACCTGCGCCCCACCCCCGCCCACCTGCCCGTGGCCCGCTACGTGCCCCCAGAGGACTTCCAGAAGTACGCCGCCTGGGGCTACGAGATGGGCTTTAAGGAGGTCTTCGCCGGGCCTCTGGTGCGGAGCTCCTACCGGGCGGACCGGGTGTTTTTGGAGGCTTTGGGCCGATGA
- a CDS encoding NAD(P)-dependent oxidoreductase, whose amino-acid sequence MDKVAFIGLGAMGYPMAAHLARRFPTLVWNRTFQKALKHQEAFGSRAVPLEEVAEAGVIFTCLPTTKEVAQVAERLLPHLRPGTHWVDATSGDPEESRRLAECLREKGVVYLDAPVSGGTAGAEKGTLTVMLGGPEEAVERVRPYLAYAKKVVHVGPVGAGHAVKAINNALLAVNLWAAGEGLVALVAQGVSAKKALEVINASSGRSNATENLIPERVLTRAFPKTFALGLLVKDLGIAMRVLEGEKAPSPLLRLTREVYEMAKRELGPEADHVEALKLLERWANAEIR is encoded by the coding sequence ATGGACAAGGTGGCCTTCATCGGTCTTGGGGCCATGGGCTACCCCATGGCGGCCCACCTGGCCCGGCGCTTCCCCACCCTGGTCTGGAACCGCACCTTCCAAAAGGCCCTGAAGCACCAGGAGGCGTTCGGCTCCAGGGCGGTTCCCCTCGAGGAGGTGGCCGAGGCCGGGGTCATCTTCACCTGCCTGCCCACCACCAAGGAGGTAGCCCAGGTGGCGGAGAGGCTTTTACCCCACCTCCGGCCCGGGACCCACTGGGTGGACGCCACCAGCGGCGACCCCGAGGAGAGCCGGAGGCTCGCCGAGTGCCTTCGGGAAAAGGGCGTGGTCTATCTGGACGCCCCCGTCTCCGGGGGCACGGCGGGGGCGGAGAAGGGGACCCTCACCGTGATGCTGGGCGGGCCGGAGGAGGCCGTGGAGCGGGTGAGGCCCTACCTGGCCTACGCCAAGAAGGTGGTCCACGTGGGGCCGGTAGGGGCGGGGCACGCGGTGAAGGCCATCAACAACGCCCTTTTGGCGGTGAACCTGTGGGCGGCGGGGGAGGGCCTCGTGGCCCTGGTGGCCCAGGGGGTTTCCGCAAAGAAGGCCCTGGAGGTCATCAACGCCTCCTCGGGCCGCTCCAATGCCACCGAGAACCTGATTCCCGAGAGGGTCCTCACCCGGGCCTTCCCCAAGACCTTCGCCCTGGGCCTCCTGGTCAAGGACCTGGGGATCGCCATGAGGGTTCTGGAAGGGGAGAAGGCCCCAAGCCCCCTCCTCCGCCTCACCCGGGAGGTCTACGAGATGGCCAAGCGGGAGCTGGGGCCTGAGGCCGACCACGTGGAGGCCCTGAAGCTTCTGGAGCGCTGGGCGAACGCGGAGATCCGCTAA
- a CDS encoding type II toxin-antitoxin system HicB family antitoxin has translation MRLKVVLEKSEEGGYTVYVPALPGCISEGDTLEEALANIREAIALYLEPLEEELPEDAQLAEVEV, from the coding sequence ATGCGCCTAAAGGTGGTTCTGGAAAAAAGCGAAGAGGGAGGATATACCGTCTACGTGCCCGCCCTTCCCGGTTGCATCAGCGAGGGGGACACTCTGGAAGAGGCTTTGGCCAACATCCGCGAGGCTATAGCCCTTTACCTGGAGCCCCTGGAGGAGGAGCTTCCGGAGGATGCCCAGCTGGCCGAGGTAGAAGTTTGA
- a CDS encoding type II toxin-antitoxin system HicA family toxin — protein MPSLSYKRVVRALERAGFQVVRQRGSHIRMEKRLGEKRIIVIVPAHTPIKRSTLAHILKDAQLSLEHFLDLI, from the coding sequence GTGCCCTCCTTGTCCTACAAGCGGGTGGTCAGAGCACTGGAAAGGGCAGGTTTTCAGGTGGTGCGTCAAAGGGGAAGCCATATCCGGATGGAGAAACGGCTAGGAGAAAAGCGAATCATCGTCATCGTGCCTGCGCATACCCCCATCAAGCGATCTACCCTAGCCCACATCCTTAAGGATGCTCAGCTTTCCCTTGAGCATTTCTTAGATCTAATCTAG
- a CDS encoding alpha-hydroxy-acid oxidizing protein, whose protein sequence is MLGRSVQQRIYLEGLLGRKPPVPVHPEALEKAASKRMSPEAFAYVAGGAGLERTMAANRQAFDRYRLLPRMLRGAKPPGLEVELWGRRWAAPLFLCPIGVLELAHPEADLAAARAAARTGVPFMVSNQSSYPLERVVAAAREANPEAVVFFQLYHSTDRRVVQSFLRRAEEVGCAGVVLTVDTVQLGWRPRDLDLAHLPFLKGQGIAQYLTDPAFLGALDEPLEGPPFRPKPTLALLKNLLALRQTGKRYGLDLSRMQKAVRRFVATYSFPELSWEDVERVREATRLPLLLKGLLHPEDAVRAVDLGADGVYVSNHGGRQVDGSLAALEALPAIARAVGDKVPVLMDSGVRTGADAVKALALGARAVGLGRPYAYGLALGGEEGVRAVLAHVLAELELTLALSGVRSLAELGPHLLVRENPPPQEGGGPKGSAPTPGPLRSP, encoded by the coding sequence ATGCTGGGAAGAAGCGTGCAGCAGCGGATCTACCTGGAGGGCCTCTTGGGGCGGAAGCCCCCGGTTCCCGTCCACCCCGAGGCCCTGGAGAAGGCGGCGAGCAAGCGGATGTCCCCCGAGGCCTTCGCCTACGTGGCGGGGGGGGCGGGGCTGGAAAGGACCATGGCCGCGAACCGCCAGGCCTTTGACCGCTACCGCCTCCTCCCCCGGATGCTCCGGGGGGCCAAGCCCCCCGGCCTCGAGGTGGAGCTTTGGGGGCGCCGGTGGGCCGCCCCCCTCTTCCTCTGCCCCATCGGGGTCCTGGAGCTCGCCCACCCCGAGGCCGACCTGGCCGCAGCCCGGGCGGCGGCCCGCACGGGGGTGCCCTTCATGGTTTCCAACCAGAGCTCCTACCCCTTGGAGCGGGTGGTGGCGGCGGCCCGGGAGGCCAACCCCGAGGCGGTGGTCTTCTTCCAGCTCTACCACTCCACCGACCGGCGAGTGGTGCAAAGCTTCCTGCGCCGGGCGGAGGAGGTGGGGTGCGCCGGGGTGGTCCTCACCGTGGACACGGTCCAGCTGGGCTGGCGTCCCCGGGACCTGGACCTGGCCCACCTCCCCTTCCTCAAGGGGCAGGGCATCGCCCAGTACCTCACCGACCCCGCCTTTTTAGGGGCCCTGGACGAGCCCCTGGAGGGCCCCCCTTTCCGCCCCAAGCCCACCCTGGCCCTCCTCAAGAACCTCCTCGCCCTCAGGCAAACGGGGAAGCGCTATGGGCTGGACCTTTCCCGGATGCAGAAGGCGGTGCGCCGCTTTGTGGCCACCTACTCCTTCCCCGAGCTCTCCTGGGAGGACGTGGAGAGGGTCCGGGAGGCCACCCGCCTGCCCCTCCTCCTCAAGGGCCTCCTCCACCCAGAAGACGCCGTGAGGGCGGTGGACCTGGGGGCGGACGGGGTCTACGTCTCCAACCACGGGGGAAGGCAGGTGGACGGGAGCCTGGCCGCCCTCGAGGCCCTCCCTGCCATCGCCCGGGCGGTGGGGGACAAGGTCCCCGTGCTCATGGACAGCGGCGTCCGCACCGGGGCGGACGCGGTCAAGGCCCTGGCCCTGGGGGCCAGGGCGGTGGGCCTAGGAAGGCCCTACGCCTACGGCCTGGCCCTCGGGGGCGAGGAAGGGGTCAGGGCGGTCCTCGCCCACGTTCTGGCCGAGCTGGAGCTCACCCTCGCCCTCTCGGGGGTAAGAAGCCTGGCGGAGCTCGGCCCCCATCTCCTCGTCAGGGAAAACCCCCCGCCCCAGGAGGGCGGGGGGCCTAAGGGGTCCGCACCTACTCCTGGGCCACTACGTTCACCTTGA